The sequence below is a genomic window from Flagellimonas marinaquae.
TTTAAAAAAATAAAGAGCAATAAGGATTGGGACCAAAAAATGTATTCCGTAGTGGATAATGTGCCTAAGCATGTGGGTTAAGATCTAAAGGGAAGCTTTTTAGATAACTCAGGGTATTGGTACCTTCGTTGAACAAAAGGTCCAGCACACTCAAATTGGGGATAAAATCATGGCGTTCCTCAAATACTTGTGTGTATGTTTCCATCTCCCATACCTGTTCTTTTTTGGCATTGACCAAAAAACGGGCATCTATTAGGTTTTTAGGCGCTGTTTGGTATCGATCTGTTGTTTCGTTCGGCACTTTGATTCCGATACAGTCCGCAATACAAGAAATCGTCTTTTGGTTGAAACGGAAAAGTGATTCGTCGGGTCCGGTAAAGAGTGTTTTTAGGTCATCTTCATAAAACTCGAAAAAGGGAGAGGTCCGATAGGCTGTCTCCAAGGTGCGCCAATGCTCCTTTTTCCAATTGTAGCTGTTTTCCATAACAACATCGGCATATTTTTGACGCCCTTCTTTACCGCCAACGTGTTTAATTGGGATATTGAGCATGTGTTTGCCTTTGTCCGTGGAAATATAGCAGCGATTTCTATACGTCTGTTTTTGAAAATTGTCGTGCGCTTCCCAAAGAACTTCATATTGAGCAATAGCTGCAAAGGTGGCAATACTCGGAAAATAAGATGGGTGCAACAGAATTTTCAAGGAACAACAATATTAAATATTAGCTATGCTTTTTTCTTCTTTTTCTTTCTAAAGAAATCAAATACGAACCAACCTGCCAAAAGGGCAATAAAGTACCAAAAATAGGATACGGGTTCTCCACTACCTCCAACTGTGGTAAATACTCGCTCCCAGCGAATCCTCCAATTGGAAATACCTTGCCTAAAGTTATCAAAGCTCATCCAAAGGAATACGGGTTTGCCAACAATATGGTCTTCGGGCACATACCCCCAAGTCCTGCTGTCTTCGGAGTGGTCGCGATTGTCGCCCATCATCCAATAATAATCTTGCTTAAAGGTGTAGCTATCGGCTTCCTCGCCATTGATCAATACTTTGTTGCCGGTAACCTTGACATCGTTGTGTTCATAATCGCGAATAATTTTTTTGTACAACGGAATGGTTTTGGAATTGATTTCTACCGTTGTACCGGCCTTGGGTATGTAAATTGGTCCAAAATTGTCGTTGTTCCAAGGATATAAATTAGGCTTTTGCGGAAATGTATTGCCACCGTACATGCCCTTAGGGTCGTTGGTTTGAACAACAGAATCAATGGCGGGATTGTTTCTTAACTCAGTAACCATGTCACTGGTTAAATTCGCCATACGTGAGCGTGGTTTTTGTTCCGACAGCGAAATCCTAAATTGCCGGATAACCTCTGTGGGTATCCCATTCTCGCTTGTGTAAAGTTCTATTTTTCCATCGTTACCTGTTTTTGCCCCGGATACGTATGGTACAAGTGCATTGTACTGTGCTTCGTTGAGGTTGGTGGCAATGTATGTTCGTAGGTAATCGGAGGCATCTACCTCTTCCAAATATCTACTGGACACCCCATTTTTGGCATAAACATCATAAACGTACATAGGTTTTGCCCTGTCCGATAACTGTAATTGCTCTCCGTTAATGTAAACATACCCGCCAATTACCTCTAACGAGTCACCTGGTGTTCCAACACATCGTTTTACATAGTTGGATTTTTTATCGATGGGTTTTATAACTGCCTTTTGAGCTTTAAAGAATTGGTACAAGGTGTCCGCGGGCAAACTGAAAACCACAATATCGTT
It includes:
- the lepB gene encoding signal peptidase I — protein: MDGTQWIIFILIIQVIHFLGTWKLYVKAGRKPWEAAIPIYNGIVLMKIINRPWWWVLLLFIPIINLLMFPVVWVETIRSFGKNTLVDTWLVILTLGFYIYYINYSEDVEYIKDRSLKPKTGLGEWVSSIVFAIVAATFVHTYFIQPYVIPTGSLERTLRVGDFLFVSKFHYGARVPMTTLAAPMVHDTLPVLKTRSYLADVNPETHKTSWINKLQLPYMRLPGFEKVKKNDIVVFSLPADTLYQFFKAQKAVIKPIDKKSNYVKRCVGTPGDSLEVIGGYVYINGEQLQLSDRAKPMYVYDVYAKNGVSSRYLEEVDASDYLRTYIATNLNEAQYNALVPYVSGAKTGNDGKIELYTSENGIPTEVIRQFRISLSEQKPRSRMANLTSDMVTELRNNPAIDSVVQTNDPKGMYGGNTFPQKPNLYPWNNDNFGPIYIPKAGTTVEINSKTIPLYKKIIRDYEHNDVKVTGNKVLINGEEADSYTFKQDYYWMMGDNRDHSEDSRTWGYVPEDHIVGKPVFLWMSFDNFRQGISNWRIRWERVFTTVGGSGEPVSYFWYFIALLAGWFVFDFFRKKKKKKA
- a CDS encoding WbqC family protein is translated as MKILLHPSYFPSIATFAAIAQYEVLWEAHDNFQKQTYRNRCYISTDKGKHMLNIPIKHVGGKEGRQKYADVVMENSYNWKKEHWRTLETAYRTSPFFEFYEDDLKTLFTGPDESLFRFNQKTISCIADCIGIKVPNETTDRYQTAPKNLIDARFLVNAKKEQVWEMETYTQVFEERHDFIPNLSVLDLLFNEGTNTLSYLKSFPLDLNPHA